The genome window CAGCTCCGGCCCCTGCTCCTCGGGATGCCACTCGTCGGCCACGTCGCCGAGGATCCCGTCTATCAGCGCCTCCGCGATCGGCACCCCGACCGGGGCGGCCGGCTCCGGGGCCGGCCGCAACTCCTCCACCAGGCGCTCCACCAGCACCAGCGCGGCCTCGGCCAGCGGGCCGGGACCGGGCAGCCGCAGGTCGGTCAGCTCGCCGGCCGGGTCCAGCAGGGCGACGCCCTCCGCCCGGATCTCGGCGACCAGCCCGAGGAAGTCGGCGAACAGCTCGGCCTCCCGCTCCCGGGACTCCCAGAGCCACTCCCGCTCCAGCGCGGTCAGCTCCTGCACCAGCAGCACCGGCGTCTCGGCGAGCCGGCGGCGCACCGCGACCGGGATGGTGGTGCGCGGCACCGGCGGGTCCTCGGGCTGCGCGGGCCGGCAGGCGGCGGCCAGCGCGGCGGCCAGCTCCTGGTCCACCCCGCACCAGCGCTCGGGCAGCTCGACCAGCACCCGCCACTCGGTCAGCTGCCGCACGGCGGCGGCCAGCTCGGGCCCGTCGACGGGTATCGCGCCCTCGGCGCAGAGCTCGGCGCTGCGGGCGGCCAGCTGGTCCGGCGCCCAGCGGTCGGGGCCGAGCAGCACCGCGCAGAGCGTCACCGCGAGCGCCGCGTACCGGGCGGGCGTGCCGGCCGTGCCGTCGAGCAGCAGCGGGCGGTCGGCGCCGGGGCCCAGCTCGGCCTTGACCAGCCGGGCGAAGCCGGCGCCGACGATCAGCCGGTAGCCGAGCAGCTCGGCGAACCGCTCGGTGAGCCACTGGGCGTGACGGTGGATCAGGGTCAGGGCGGCCGCCTGCGGGCCGTCGGCGGTGACCAGCGGCCGGGCGAGCAGCAGCCGGGCCGCGGCCCGCCGCTCGGTCGCCTGCTGCTCGGTGGCCGGTTGGGCGCTGGCCTCCCGCTTGCGGTGCCGCCCGGCTCCGCCGCGCACCGGGCCGGCCGGGGCGGCGGCGGTGCGGCGGCCGCGCCGGGGCCGGGGCGCCGGCTGACGGACCGTCGGGCCGTGCCACCAGCTGACGGCGGCCAGGTCGGCGGCGGCCGGATCCGGGGCGGTGCCGAAGTGCCGGGCGCCGTACAGGCCGAAGGCGTCGGCGAACAGGTCGTGCGCGGCGTCCGGCGCGCAGTCGGCGAACCGGCGGGCCAGCAGCAGCAGCTGGGCGGCC of Kitasatospora viridis contains these proteins:
- a CDS encoding DUF2398 family protein, with protein sequence MNGGGALHDIDPPGATMTLRRRTTPTAPAPRPPRGRAPEAAQLLLLARRFADCAPDAAHDLFADAFGLYGARHFGTAPDPAAADLAAVSWWHGPTVRQPAPRPRRGRRTAAAPAGPVRGGAGRHRKREASAQPATEQQATERRAAARLLLARPLVTADGPQAAALTLIHRHAQWLTERFAELLGYRLIVGAGFARLVKAELGPGADRPLLLDGTAGTPARYAALAVTLCAVLLGPDRWAPDQLAARSAELCAEGAIPVDGPELAAAVRQLTEWRVLVELPERWCGVDQELAAALAAACRPAQPEDPPVPRTTIPVAVRRRLAETPVLLVQELTALEREWLWESREREAELFADFLGLVAEIRAEGVALLDPAGELTDLRLPGPGPLAEAALVLVERLVEELRPAPEPAAPVGVPIAEALIDGILGDVADEWHPEEQGPELGEEAERRRAHLADRAAFRREVLGLLHRAGLIAPAPASAGGRGGWLLLAPAARYAEEFCGLPAGGTGRHSRR